A genome region from Methylobacterium sp. FF17 includes the following:
- a CDS encoding acetyl-CoA carboxylase carboxyltransferase subunit alpha, translating into MRTYLDFEKPVAELEAKVEELRAMGARDGAVSISEEVTRLEAKAAAALSDIYANLTPWQKTQVARHPQRPHFIDYCAGLITEFTPLAGDRAFGEDAAIVGGFGRFHGRPVCVLGQEKGSTTETRLRHNFGMAKPEGYRKAVRLMEMADRFGLPVLAFVDTAGAFPGIEAEERGQAEAIARSTEACLALGVPNVALVIGEGGSGGAIALATANRVLMLEHAIYGVISPEGAASILWRDQGRASDAATAMKITAQDLLRLGIIDSIVPESTGGAHRGREAAIAAAGSAMQAALGEFDGLSADEIRDRRAAKFLEIGRRL; encoded by the coding sequence ATGCGCACCTACCTGGATTTCGAGAAGCCCGTTGCCGAACTCGAGGCCAAGGTCGAGGAATTGCGCGCCATGGGCGCGCGTGACGGAGCCGTGTCGATCAGCGAGGAGGTGACTCGCCTCGAGGCGAAGGCCGCCGCCGCCCTCTCGGACATCTATGCCAACCTCACCCCGTGGCAGAAGACGCAGGTGGCGCGCCATCCGCAGCGGCCGCATTTCATCGATTACTGCGCCGGTCTCATCACGGAATTCACCCCCCTGGCGGGCGACCGGGCCTTCGGCGAGGACGCGGCGATCGTGGGCGGGTTCGGGCGCTTCCACGGCCGCCCGGTCTGCGTGCTCGGCCAGGAGAAGGGCTCTACCACCGAGACGCGGCTGCGGCACAACTTCGGCATGGCCAAGCCCGAAGGCTACCGCAAGGCGGTGCGCCTGATGGAGATGGCGGATCGGTTCGGCCTGCCGGTGCTGGCCTTCGTCGACACGGCGGGCGCCTTCCCGGGTATCGAGGCGGAGGAGCGCGGACAGGCCGAGGCCATCGCGCGCTCGACGGAAGCATGCCTGGCGCTGGGCGTCCCCAACGTAGCACTCGTCATCGGCGAGGGCGGCTCGGGCGGTGCCATCGCGCTGGCCACCGCCAACCGCGTCCTGATGCTGGAGCACGCGATCTATGGCGTGATCTCGCCGGAAGGGGCGGCCTCGATCCTATGGCGCGACCAGGGCCGGGCCTCGGACGCGGCCACGGCCATGAAGATCACCGCGCAGGACCTGCTGCGCCTGGGCATCATCGACTCCATCGTGCCGGAATCCACCGGGGGTGCCCATCGCGGTCGCGAGGCGGCGATCGCCGCGGCCGGATCGGCGATGCAGGCGGCCCTGGGGGAATTCGATGGCTTGAGCGCGGACGAGATCCGTGATCGGCGTGCGGCCAAGTTCCTGGAGATCGGTCGGCGGCTCTGA
- a CDS encoding AEC family transporter gives MTGTILLALIPIILLIGLGAALRRSGFIGEAFWPQAERLGFYILLPALFVHGLVTAPLTGVPIAALAGVLVASTLVVAIALLACRRALGFEGAAFTSVFQGGVRFNNYVGVSVAAGLFGAQGIAMAAVANAAIVPTVNILCVLVFARFGSLGRPSLLGILRLLALNPLVLACLVGIGMKASGIGLPSGTEPALRALGQASLPLGLLCVGAALEFGAARRWARPVLVASAAKFVAMPLATLIACLAFGLHGPAAATALLFQALPTASSSYIMARQLGGDAPLMAGITAVQTVLAGLSMPIVLIGLVDLVG, from the coding sequence ATGACCGGCACCATTCTCCTTGCCCTGATTCCCATCATCCTCCTCATCGGCCTCGGCGCAGCCCTGCGCCGATCGGGCTTCATCGGGGAGGCCTTCTGGCCACAGGCGGAGCGGCTGGGCTTCTACATCCTGCTTCCCGCGCTGTTCGTCCATGGCCTGGTGACCGCGCCCCTGACGGGGGTTCCCATCGCGGCCCTGGCAGGCGTGCTCGTGGCCTCAACCCTCGTCGTCGCGATCGCGCTCCTCGCGTGCCGCCGGGCCCTGGGCTTCGAGGGCGCGGCCTTCACCTCGGTCTTCCAGGGCGGCGTCCGCTTCAACAACTACGTCGGCGTCTCCGTGGCGGCCGGGCTGTTCGGGGCCCAGGGCATCGCCATGGCGGCGGTGGCCAATGCGGCGATCGTGCCCACCGTGAACATTCTGTGTGTGCTGGTGTTTGCCCGGTTCGGCTCCCTCGGAAGACCCTCGCTTCTCGGGATCCTGCGTCTCCTCGCCCTCAATCCCCTCGTGCTGGCCTGCCTCGTCGGCATCGGCATGAAGGCCTCGGGGATCGGCCTCCCATCCGGGACCGAGCCGGCCCTGCGGGCGCTGGGGCAGGCCTCGCTGCCGCTGGGGCTGCTCTGCGTGGGTGCCGCGCTGGAATTCGGGGCGGCACGGCGCTGGGCCCGGCCCGTACTCGTCGCATCGGCGGCGAAGTTCGTGGCGATGCCCCTGGCGACCCTGATCGCCTGCCTCGCCTTCGGACTTCATGGTCCCGCCGCCGCGACGGCCCTCCTGTTCCAGGCCCTGCCGACTGCCTCCTCCTCCTACATCATGGCTCGCCAACTCGGCGGCGACGCGCCCCTGATGGCCGGGATCACTGCTGTGCAGACCGTTCTGGCGGGTCTCAGTATGCCCATCGTCCTCATCGGACTGGTCGACCTCGTCGGATGA
- a CDS encoding 3-hydroxybutyrate dehydrogenase, which translates to MTLKSKTAAVTGSTSGIGLAVARAYAAQGANVVLNGFGKPEDIEAARSGIESEFGVRAVYSGADMTKPAEIEGFIRLGEETFGSVDVLVNNAGMQFVSPIEDFPPEKWELILALNLSSAFYTMRAAIPGMKQRGWGRIINTASAHSMVASPFKSAYVAAKHGLVGLSKAAALELATFGITVNCISPGYVWTPLVESQIPDTMKARGMTEDQVINEVLLKAQPTKEFVTIDQVAALAVFLASDAASQITGANMAMDGGWTAQ; encoded by the coding sequence ATGACCCTGAAGAGCAAGACCGCCGCCGTCACCGGCTCCACCAGCGGGATCGGCCTGGCCGTGGCCCGTGCCTATGCCGCCCAAGGTGCCAACGTCGTCCTCAATGGCTTCGGCAAGCCCGAGGATATCGAGGCGGCGCGCAGCGGGATCGAATCCGAGTTCGGCGTTCGGGCAGTCTACTCGGGCGCCGACATGACGAAGCCCGCGGAAATCGAGGGCTTCATCAGGCTCGGCGAGGAGACCTTCGGCTCCGTTGACGTCCTCGTGAACAATGCCGGCATGCAGTTCGTGTCGCCGATCGAGGATTTCCCGCCGGAGAAGTGGGAACTGATCCTCGCCCTCAACCTGTCCTCGGCTTTCTACACGATGCGGGCGGCGATCCCGGGCATGAAGCAGCGTGGCTGGGGGCGGATCATCAACACGGCGTCCGCCCACTCGATGGTCGCGTCGCCTTTCAAGTCGGCCTACGTCGCGGCCAAACACGGCCTTGTCGGCCTGTCCAAGGCGGCGGCCCTGGAACTCGCGACGTTCGGCATCACGGTCAATTGCATCTCGCCGGGCTATGTCTGGACGCCGCTGGTCGAGAGCCAGATCCCGGATACCATGAAGGCACGCGGGATGACCGAGGATCAGGTCATCAACGAGGTGCTCCTCAAGGCGCAGCCGACCAAGGAATTCGTCACGATCGACCAGGTCGCGGCGCTCGCGGTGTTCCTGGCCTCCGACGCCGCCAGCCAGATCACCGGCGCCAACATGGCGATGGATGGCGGCTGGACCGCGCAATAG
- a CDS encoding CsbD family protein: protein MVDTDRVVGTAKEFGGKVQSAAGDLAGSQRSSVEGRYREAEGRAQDIYGQAKDTIRDVADNVSDYAGDAYDRGGHYLRDGSRAVGSRVEENPLIALVIAGAVGYGLALLLHGRR from the coding sequence ATGGTCGATACGGATCGCGTCGTCGGCACCGCCAAAGAGTTCGGCGGCAAGGTGCAGAGCGCCGCAGGAGACCTCGCCGGCTCGCAGCGCAGCTCGGTGGAAGGCCGCTACCGCGAGGCGGAGGGGCGCGCCCAGGACATCTACGGGCAGGCCAAGGACACGATCCGCGACGTCGCTGACAACGTCTCGGATTACGCCGGCGACGCCTATGATCGCGGGGGCCACTACCTGCGCGACGGCAGCCGCGCGGTCGGCAGCCGCGTCGAGGAGAACCCGCTGATCGCCCTCGTGATCGCGGGCGCCGTCGGCTACGGCCTAGCCCTGCTGCTGCACGGCCGCCGCTGA
- a CDS encoding pyroglutamyl-peptidase I family protein, producing MTGARGGLLITGFGPFPGVPRNPSASLARRIGALVGPKVDGRPVRVLILRTTYAAIPEMLEPALAEAPAAILMLGVAARARRVRVEAQGRNRTSRLFPDAVGRVSARLTLEQDGPATRRTALGPQSLAILRRAGIPAVASRDAGHYLCNASYFRALREGAPVLFLHIPMPPRTRRPTGPSKPRRVCPEAALGQACAEVARHLVGRARTAS from the coding sequence GTGACGGGGGCACGGGGCGGCCTGCTCATCACCGGGTTCGGCCCTTTCCCGGGTGTTCCGCGCAACCCCAGCGCGAGCCTGGCGCGACGGATCGGCGCCCTGGTCGGGCCGAAGGTGGATGGAAGACCGGTGCGCGTCCTGATCCTGCGCACGACCTACGCGGCCATTCCGGAGATGCTGGAGCCAGCGCTCGCCGAAGCGCCGGCCGCAATCCTGATGCTCGGGGTCGCGGCCCGCGCTCGGCGCGTGCGGGTGGAGGCGCAGGGTCGAAACCGCACCAGCCGGCTGTTTCCCGATGCCGTGGGCCGGGTCTCGGCACGGCTCACCCTGGAGCAGGACGGTCCGGCCACGCGCCGGACCGCACTCGGGCCGCAGAGCCTCGCGATCCTGCGCCGGGCCGGCATTCCGGCGGTCGCCTCGCGGGATGCCGGCCATTACCTGTGCAATGCGAGCTACTTCCGGGCCCTGCGCGAGGGAGCCCCGGTGCTGTTCCTGCACATCCCGATGCCGCCCCGGACACGACGCCCGACCGGGCCCTCGAAGCCCCGGCGCGTGTGCCCGGAGGCGGCCCTGGGCCAAGCCTGCGCGGAGGTGGCACGCCACCTCGTCGGCCGCGCCCGCACGGCTTCCTAG
- the meaB gene encoding methylmalonyl Co-A mutase-associated GTPase MeaB encodes MALSSTPAPALDIDALRERLLAGDRAALARAITLAESKRADHRAAARALIDAVLPHTGTAIRVGITGVPGVGKSTTIDALGANLTAAGHRVAVLAVDPSSTRTGGSILGDKTRMARLALDPNAFIRPSPSSGTLGGVAAKTRETMLLCEAAGFDVILVETVGVGQSETAVADLTDFFLVLMLPGAGDELQGIKKGILELADMIAVNKADDGEGERRASAAASEYRAALHILSAPSSTWTPPVVTISGLNNKGLDGMWARVVDHHDKLTATGEIAGKRRAQDVKWMWALVHERLHQRLVGSAEVRSRTAEAEGAVARGETSPAAGAEAIATLIRL; translated from the coding sequence ATGGCCCTGTCATCCACCCCCGCTCCCGCCCTCGACATCGATGCCCTCCGCGAGCGGTTGCTGGCCGGCGACCGGGCGGCCCTGGCGCGCGCGATCACCCTCGCCGAATCGAAGCGGGCCGACCACCGCGCCGCCGCCCGGGCGCTGATCGACGCCGTGCTCCCTCATACCGGCACGGCGATCCGGGTCGGCATCACCGGCGTGCCCGGCGTCGGCAAGTCGACCACCATCGACGCCCTGGGCGCCAACCTGACCGCGGCCGGGCACCGGGTGGCGGTACTCGCGGTCGATCCGTCCTCGACGCGCACGGGAGGCTCGATCCTCGGCGACAAGACCCGCATGGCGCGCCTCGCCCTCGACCCCAACGCCTTCATCCGCCCCTCCCCTTCCTCGGGCACGCTCGGCGGCGTCGCGGCGAAGACCCGCGAGACCATGCTGCTCTGCGAGGCGGCGGGCTTCGACGTCATCCTGGTGGAGACAGTGGGCGTCGGCCAATCCGAGACGGCGGTGGCCGATCTGACGGACTTCTTCCTCGTTCTGATGCTGCCGGGGGCGGGCGACGAGTTGCAGGGCATCAAGAAGGGCATCCTCGAGCTCGCCGACATGATCGCGGTGAACAAGGCGGATGACGGCGAGGGCGAGCGCCGGGCGAGCGCCGCCGCCTCCGAGTATCGCGCGGCCCTGCACATCCTCTCGGCGCCGAGTTCGACCTGGACGCCCCCCGTGGTCACGATCTCGGGGCTCAACAACAAGGGCCTCGATGGAATGTGGGCGCGGGTGGTCGATCACCACGACAAGCTCACCGCGACGGGCGAAATCGCCGGGAAGCGTCGGGCCCAGGACGTGAAGTGGATGTGGGCCCTGGTGCACGAGCGCCTGCATCAGCGCCTCGTCGGTTCGGCCGAGGTGCGCAGCCGGACGGCGGAGGCGGAAGGGGCCGTGGCGCGGGGCGAAACCTCTCCGGCCGCCGGAGCGGAGGCCATCGCCACCCTGATCCGCCTGTGA
- a CDS encoding alpha/beta hydrolase, whose product MPPTRRTLLRFAALSGVAGLAPGLAGCVADGLVSDAVGGGTPERQSALDVSPVLLVATTRRPIGAPPKSPYFGSERGRGLSFAEVRLSAPDRSLIGKVSSVVTGDWSVTAVPQVETGPGAAGAFAQAALGRDVLIYVHGYRESFQSAVVGAAKLSDGIRFRGASALFTWPSAAATFDYGYDRESALWSRDGFEDLLKALANSPSGGRINIVAHSMGTLLTLETLRMLRAEAGEAAMARIGAVVLAAPDIDIDLFTSAVERMGPDVSKITVISSTKDRALELSGAIAGGVVRAGAADRERLEALGVRVADASDYGGGLINHDLFLSNPDVQGVVKRAIGRASGGA is encoded by the coding sequence ATGCCCCCGACCCGACGCACGCTCCTGCGGTTCGCCGCGCTTTCCGGGGTGGCTGGCCTTGCGCCGGGGCTCGCGGGCTGCGTGGCCGACGGCCTCGTCTCCGATGCGGTGGGCGGCGGGACGCCGGAGCGGCAATCGGCCCTCGACGTCAGCCCCGTTTTGCTCGTGGCCACCACGCGCCGGCCCATCGGAGCGCCGCCGAAGAGTCCGTATTTCGGGTCCGAGCGCGGGCGCGGGCTCAGCTTCGCCGAGGTCCGGCTCTCGGCCCCCGACCGCTCGCTGATCGGCAAGGTCTCGTCCGTGGTCACGGGCGACTGGTCCGTGACGGCGGTGCCCCAGGTGGAGACCGGGCCGGGGGCTGCCGGCGCCTTCGCGCAGGCGGCGCTGGGACGCGACGTGCTGATCTACGTGCACGGCTACCGCGAAAGCTTCCAATCGGCGGTGGTCGGTGCCGCCAAGCTCTCGGACGGTATCCGCTTCCGGGGCGCCTCTGCGCTCTTCACCTGGCCCTCGGCCGCCGCGACCTTCGATTACGGCTACGACCGCGAGAGCGCGCTCTGGTCGCGCGACGGCTTCGAGGATCTTCTGAAGGCGCTGGCGAACTCGCCGTCCGGCGGGCGCATCAACATCGTCGCGCATTCCATGGGCACGCTCCTGACCCTCGAGACCCTGCGCATGCTGCGCGCGGAGGCCGGGGAGGCCGCCATGGCCCGGATCGGTGCGGTGGTGCTCGCGGCCCCCGACATCGACATCGATCTCTTCACCAGCGCGGTGGAGCGGATGGGGCCGGATGTCAGCAAGATCACGGTGATCTCCTCCACCAAGGACCGGGCGCTGGAACTCTCGGGCGCCATCGCGGGCGGCGTGGTCCGGGCGGGTGCCGCCGACCGCGAGCGCCTCGAGGCCCTGGGCGTGCGGGTCGCCGATGCCTCGGATTACGGCGGAGGCCTGATCAACCACGACCTGTTCCTGTCGAACCCCGACGTGCAGGGGGTGGTTAAGCGCGCGATCGGGCGTGCGAGCGGCGGCGCCTGA